One window of Populus nigra chromosome 5, ddPopNigr1.1, whole genome shotgun sequence genomic DNA carries:
- the LOC133693352 gene encoding uncharacterized protein LOC133693352 → MARTSSQNQNEKNKVGAFFLATLILWFVSVLFEIFFNKRTELLWIVAGACLFQIANWVIRSFVSRDPLFVNTSVSLLHSTIISVSVVSILVNQCLKNGSDGMFEHSQLVGGTWEWAYAALCFSCGYFAYDQLDMLFYRLYSGLIPSILVHHMILLICFTLALYRNVTINYLILTLVCELHSIFLHVRKVRRMAGIRNAKSAIVRIEWVLNWLTFIFARSLTHILITVKLVADAPKFEKGVELPLALFGMAGMNLINVGLGIDLFNAFKREKSSENSNHHGE, encoded by the exons ATGGCAAGAACAAGTAGTCAGAATCAGAATGAAAAGAACAAGGTAGGCGCCTTCTTTTTAGCCACCTTAATTCTGTGGTTCGTCTCAGTTTTGTTCGAGATATTCTTCAACAAGCGCACGGAGCTACTTTGGATTGTTGCTGGAGCTTGCCTTTTCCAGATAGCCAATTGGGTCATTCGATCTTTTGTATCCCGTGACCCTCTCTTTGTTAATACCTCCGTTTCTCTCCTCCACTCCACCATCATCTCCGTTTCAG TGGTTTCCATTTTGGTAAATCAGTGCTTAAAAAATGGTTCCGATGGGATGTTTGAGCATTCACAACTCGTTGGAGGTACATGGGAGTGGGCGTACGCTGCTTTGTGCTTCTCATGTGGTTATTTTGCATATGATCAGTTGGATATGCTGTTTTACCGATTATACAGTGGTTTGATCCCCTCCATCCTGGTTCACCACATGATACTTCTCATTTGCTTTACTCTAGCTCTGTATCGAAATGTCACAATCAACTACCTTATTCTCACTCTGGTTTGTGAG CTGCATTCAATCTTTCTTCATGTGAGGAAAGTGCGGCGGATGGCTGGCATTCGCAATGCTAAGAGCGCAATTGTGAGGATAGAATGGGTTCTTAATTGGCTCACTTTCATTTTTGCAAGATCCCTGACTCACATCCTCATCACCGTCAAGCTGGTTGCTGATGCTCCCAAGTTTGAAAAGGGTGTGGAGTTGCCACTTGCTCTGTTTGGGATGGCCGGAATGAATTTAATCAATGTTGGCCTTGGCATTGATCTGTTTAATGCCTTCAAAAGAGAGAAATCCTCAGAAAACAGTAATCACCATGGTGAATGA